A stretch of DNA from Clupea harengus unplaced genomic scaffold, Ch_v2.0.2, whole genome shotgun sequence:
AGTGTTCTCAAAATGATGGTCGGAATTCAGTGCTTAATGATTTTAACCCTTTCTCCGTTGACTTTCCCCAAGGTACACATTAGGTGGATGTGGCCTAAGTTGTATTGGATGCCTTTGTCCTTTTCCTGTTCATTTAGTTTGAAATGAGATTTATGCTTTAATACAGTATGTGCTCTTCATTTCCTCAGATAGTATGAAGCAATTTCTTTGAACTGGAGGGTCATATGGTGTCCTGCTGTCGCATCCTCTGACTTCCATTACCTTCATCTCTAATTCAGGGCTAAGGTAATGATCATAATTAGCCAATGCAGACAGTAAATTAGACGGCATCTTTGGCGGACCAGAAAGCTAGAGCACGACACAGCGGCAGCCCTTCAGAAGCGCAATTAGTGCCTCCTGATTTAGCAGTAAGCAGTGATGTGCATGTTACAGCAGACTCCCGGCAAAAAAGGTCACAAACTTTCACTCCCTGTCCTTCACAATCGCTGCGGCAAAGCAAACAACCACCGACCTGGATTCAGCCCATTGTGCGCCCGCCAACCTGTCACTGTTGTCACGGAAACAGCACCTGGGGGTGCCTGCAGAGCACTTGCTTTTCAAGtcgttttttattatttatttattttttcattttttaatagAATCCCCTGAACCCCCAGAGAGCTGAGTGCGACTGAGGTAACGGTAGCCGTTATACTAATTACAGGCCTGGGAGTGAGGTGCAGCCATTTCAGTACCTTGTTAATTTTGTCCTTCACACCAGCAACAAGTGTCTTTGTGCTCCGTGGAACTCGGGTGTTGGTGAGGAGAATCCGCAACGTGGGCACCCTGAGGAGACAGTTACGGCCAAAATGAGCTGtaaaaaaagatgctgaaagATGCTCTGATGGCTGTTTATGTGCATATCGCTGTTGTTGCATTAATCTAATTTTGAGAGGTACCTCTGCAAAGGAGTAATCTTCCCAGATTGGTATCTTAGTATACCTCCTGGGAAAGAGAAGTCAAACTGTTAATAAATACTGTCAAAAATGGTCCAGAACATCTGTTGAAGGTTTAAACGCTTTAGAGGCTTTGGAAATATCTATCTCATGATAATTTATCAATTATTAACACTTTAAAAATACTACATTCAAAGCCCAATACttgaaaaaactgaaaatatatttatgtttaaGCCCTTACTGAACAACAAAGTTCCTGCAAAACAGGTCTTCTTCAACAGTTTGATGTTTTGGTAATCACTCGGAAGCGCTTAAGACATGACTGTCAGTCACAAATACCCATCCACATCAGATTAGCAGCCCATGCAGAGCGAGTGTAAGAGCCAAATTCATGATTTCATGTGTTataataatttagtttaaaaagatttaaaaaggtatctgaagataaataatttcattaggatttgaaagaatgtttaggttaaactatataatttagtattgtatttaaaagctGAATAAGTTGTCAGAATGTAAGCTTCCAATAAGATGGCGTTACGTCAGTATAATACCTGCGTGTTGGACTTTTAGTTTAGATTTGAGCTCAGAGATATTGGAAGCGACATCGTTTTTTTGACCGagtaaacattttttatggaAGAATTACTCGTCTCACTCGCGTGTCAATTAATAGTTTCTAAGACTGAACTCAAAATTGTGGTACATAAGACTCAGAACCAGACAGAGTGCCACTACAGCGAGCATGATGACGCAGCAGTGCTGATCCGGTCTTACCCCATGTGCTCACTGCGTTGTCGACTCCTGAGGGGTTCCCATGGATGATCCTCTCCCCCTGAAAAGCCCACTGATTGATCAACTCCAACTCCTCGCCACTCCAGCTGAATCAAAGTAAAGACACGTGTCAATAGTGTGCATTGGAGTCAGGACTAACCAGAGCTGTTTCAGTAGTGCAGTCTACTTttagcacacaaacactcactgctTGTGTCTACTTACCAAGGGAACAATAAGCCATCTGACCCAGGCTACGGTTTTAGCACAAACACGAATGAATCAACCCCAGGAGTAAATAGTGAAAATAACTAGGAGGTATTTGACATGTTCTTGTTTCTGCCGTGACAGCAGCATTGTGAGAACGCACTGAAATGGCCAGCGTTGATGGTACTGACCTTCTTCTCTCAACACATTTTACAGCTTGACAAATCAACGGTATGAAAGTCGCTGAGCTAGCAATTTCATGAAAGTGGACATTGTAGATGGGCCAAAtgcaaaaatgtgtgtttgttagtgtgtgtgtgtatgcatgtacatgtgtgtacccgtacgtgtgtttaaatatgcacgtgtgcgcgtgcgtgcgtgtgttaccTGGCCGTGTCCCCATCTGGccccagaggagaagagagggccCCCTGTGTGGAGAGCAGTGCAGCAGCTACAGATGCACAGTAGGCCGCGCTGGACCCCAGACCAGCTCCAGTGGGAAGCTCTGACCAGACAGTCACAGTCAAGCTGGGTAATGCTCTGCAACACATCACCCTCCCAGTCAGGAACAAGACAaagggcacacatacacatctaggAGTGTGTTGAAAGACTATTCAACTTAATGTTggatgaccaaaaaaaaaaaaaagcattcaaaCAACTTCTATTTGACGTTGACTTCACCGTATTCATTCAATATTTAATAATCATAAATCACAAAATAAATGCATAGcctattttttttcattgttttccaCATGAAGCCTGAAATGAATGCACTGGAGAGGATGTTTACAGTGCTTCAAACTGAATATCACATCCTTGaacaacagaaacaacaacaaagaaaaacagtaGAAAAGACCACTGCTGTTGAACTGCATTACTTCATTGTTCTTCATAGGAAGCATGAATTCCAGTTTGAAATGGACCATAAATATGTGCTGCAGTCATTACACCAAGGACATTTCCTGCTGATAAGACATAGCCCACTCCAGAAGGGGATTAAATTGTCTTGCAATTTAAAGCCGACTCAGTGACATTTGTTGGTGCCCACACTGACAGCCCTGTCAAAAGAAGCCCCAGTAAATAGCCTTGACTGTCAACAAAAGAGCTTCTTGATGGATCTGAGTGATAAACAAATCTGCTAATTTTCCTTGGGCACCACTCACCCACGCTTGTCAAGACTCCTGCATTCTGTCTAGTGAAAAACTCATTATTTTTCCACCGTCAGGGTGTATTGGCACTATGGGCAGAGTAACTGTTTTCTTTGGCCAGCACAAAAgccacacatcacaacacctgTCTGTCGAGATTTGCTCACACAGACATCTTGACAAGAGAGGCACTTTCCGACATAACAAAAAAATCTTCAAACACCCAGAAGAACATGACTATTGTGGCACTCTTACTTTGACTTGGCAAAAATGGAGAGGTACATGTAGAGAAAGGCGAAGACAGCCATGTTACGTGCATCCGTGCTTCCTTCCTCTATTCCTGTTAACTCTCTTAGTCTTCCGACAAGCTCAGAATCCAGCTCCTTTAAGTTCCTATGGTTAGCTGTAAAATAAATGCCAGGTAGAGTAAGAGATTGTTTATTTTCATACCTGGGGGAAActaacacatgtacacaaacattacCTATGATGTGATTAATGGGAGTTGTATTTACGTCACATGAAGCATACAGACAACCAACTTGACAGATTCACTTACTTGTTTTGTCTTGAAGTAACTGTTGTAGTGCACTGGCATCCCAGGACAGAAAGGTGTTTATGTTGGGTAGATTGATGCAGACCTCGCTAGTGGAGGTAGCTTGAAGTTTAAGGAATGTTCGTAAGTTCAAACTCACAGCCAGAGCAACCTGAAATGATTACAGGCAAAATTCAGCACATAATAATACCTAATATTAGGTCAGTTCAAGTAGTCTTGTTCCGAAGAAAACAGTGTGACTGATCAGATATTTCAAGGCTACGTTGGCACTGCATCAGTGATACTGgccttcatgttttttttcccccatcatCTAAAATTCTTACCATCAATATGAAGAAGAGACGATAATAGGCACAGTGCACAGTGCTGACAGTCTAACACTGAGTAAGCATCTTTTGTGTGGGATGGATAAGAATACAAGCTTGGTGCTACCAGACAAACTTACATATAGACAGGCATAGGGCTAACTGCACCTGCTCTGTTTCTGCCGCAAGTCTAAGTCTGTAGAACTGTGTACGTTACATCGTCTGTAAACCACCATACAGAACCATCTCCCCAGTGCCATGGACATTTCATTTTGAGGTACATGTACAAATTTGTAATTAGGGAAGACTTTGTTTGATATAATCGTTAATTAAGGTCAAATCTGGCAAGATCTGGAATTCTAAGTCTTCTAGACTAGTCTAATGAAACATCAGAAAGCAACATTCCACCAGACTCACCTTCCCGTGGACGACAGCGTGCTCTCCATGAAGGATAGCTTTCCCTGGTGCTGAAACAATGCAGTCAATGGTGTGCATTGTGAACTTCAATTAAATTACAGTCAACTGAATACAACAGGATGTTAGCTATCCACTGTGAAGCTGTAACGTTAACTAATTTACACGCTGTCACTGACGCATTCTGAACCAGCATGAGATATTTTAGAGGTCGCAGCAATAGTTCACGTCGTTTCAGTCCAGATAAAACCGCTTTCAATCGATTCACAGCACGTCAAATACAGTCTCTGAACTTGCCATTCTGAGTTTAAGTGAAATGACATGTCAACATACGGATGATCATACTGTAGACCCATTAGAGCCAATGAGGACCGAACGCCTTATGCACAGACCAATCAATAACCAATAGGAATAATGGGGATCTAAAAAGCCTATCAGACGTTTCGGTCGTGTGACAGATAAGCCCCTCCTTCTTCCTACGGGTGCCGAACATAGACACATCACTATGAATGTAAATACGAGGATAGCAAGAGCAACAACCTTGCCTTCTTGTTACGAAACTGATCAATAATGGCAGTTGCTGTGACAAACCGGTTGCATATGCACTGTATATTTTGGACAAGACAGTGTGCACAGTTGTACAGGATACGGCGTGTATGTAGCAAATATAGAAGGTAACGGAATAATTGCCTTCTTGTCGTtgtagctagctatctagcgaAGGAAGGAAAGTATTTTGTGTTTGCTACGGTTTCAGTTGACTGTGATGTTTAGCAACGTGGTTATTTCATTAAGTCGACGAAATAATGCTCTTTTTGTCCCCATTCAAGCTTTGCCACCAAGTCTGATGAAGAGAGTAGAGGTCCGAAAATTTACACAAAAACCGGAGATAAAGGTGTTGCTGTTTAATTGTCGGTTCAGTACACTATCACCTAAAACGTAAAAGCTATTCGTGACTTTGACTATTCCTGAAACATGTACTGATTAACCGAGTGTTGTTATAATTATTGCAAAATCGATTACGTTACTTTCAAGACGAGGTCATGGTCAGGACTCTGAGACCACTCATGCCTGTTTTTTTGCCCCCAAATGTAGGATTTTCCAGCACATTCACTGGTGAGAGAAGGCCAAAAGAAGACTGCATTTTCGAGGCTTTGGGAGCTACAGATGAGTTGTCGTCCGCCATAGGGTAGATTCAATGAACTTCAATGTTGGCTTAAAAATAATAGGAAAGCAAGGTGTTTGGTTTAGGCATTCGTTGCATTTCAGTGACCCCCTGCATTCCTTCCAAAGGTTGGCAAGGGAATTTTGCAAGGACAAGGGACATCCATTCATAGAAGAACTTGAGAAGGTCTGTGCCACTGTCCGTTGTATTGCACATGTGTATTTATATCTTCTGTGCTCTGTTCTGAAATGCTGATCATCCTTACTTTGTGTGTAtacagattcagtgtgtgttgcaAGATGTGGGATCTAATGTTGCTACCCCTCTTTCATCAGCTAGAGAGAGTCACAGAGGTAAATATGTTAAAGGTAGTTGATAGTCTATTAGGCTCATCATGACCAACCTAGGTGTTTGAGACAATATAGGCCACACACAGGGTAACAGGGGAGACACACTGCTTTGGGCCTACTTTGAATCTGTGTCTGCTTCTGTGGTGGACTGACATTTTTATTAATTAAAACCCGTCTCTTTTTAATTTCTTTTCACAGTCAAGACCAAGTTTAGTCCCCAGCCTGTGTCAGACCTCGAGAGTTGGATTGACAAGTACACAGAGGAGCTGCCACCACTGACTAATTTCATATTACCTGTAAGGTTCACTAGAGTGATTATAAGTAAATATGTGTTGCATTGAGTACATGTAAAGCATGTCTCTTGTTGAGTTTAAATTTGTCATGGTACCATCTAAGTAACTTTTGTCCATATACTGTTCAAAGTCAATGGTGTTGTGTATGCATTTAAGCAAAAGAGTTGCAAAAGAGTTGAAGTCCAACTTTACCGTTTATTAATGGTATGATGTCATCATGTAATAGATAATATCCACAAGGTACTGACAGAGTGATGTGTATTGAGgaatgtgtatttgtggatGTGTTTTCAATCCTGCAGTCTGGAGGAAAGAGCAGTGCGTCTCTGCACGTGGCTCGCGCAGTGTGTCGTAAGGCAGAGCGAAGGTTAGCAACGATCTCTATTAGAGAATGcacggacacactcacactagctCAGGTAATGTTGTGCATATTTTTtaccttcctttctttcacttccTTTTTGTTGTTCATTTCAGTGTGGCTCCTATTGTTCGCTCAGGAGAGGCTGATCCCGACGTTGCCAAGTTTCTAAACAGGTAGTGATGTAACCCATCAAAACCTACCTAATGCAGGGTCCTTATTAATCACATTACAATTGTTAACTCTCTTTAATTTCCACACAGACTGAGTGACTACCTGTTCACACTGGCCAGGTACGCCGCCATGAAAGAGGGAGCGGCTGAAAGCATCTACAGTAGACCTGAATGACATCCATGTGCGTTTAGGAGAAAGTGGGTAAATTCCTAAATGAGATGCAGagactggattttttttttttgggctgtGAATTAATTTCACGTATCTTTATTTGACCTTGAActattaaatcaaatcaaatcaaatcaaactttatttgtacggcgcatttcatacaaggaagtaacacaatgcgcctcacagtaggaaagaaaagggggggggggggtgtttacaaacacttgtaaaaaaaaaaacacagattttcaagagataaatgaataaaataaaataaacgtactaaccgcactggcaccctaaaggactactcagcacggtcatcgtcaaactaagctgctgggggggggttacaaacacttgtaaagagacacagataagtaaataaataaataaatgttacattaatgttaaataaatacattttacaagttacaatgagtgataagcgagtgataagcgagatcaaagaggtatgtcttaagtgcatgtttaaaggtttcaaccgtttcggccattcttaggtattctggcagagtgttccaaaggttgggggcatagaaactaaaagctgcttccccatgtctctttgtcctggcttttggaactgttagaagttcagtgccggaggacctcagggatctactgggtgtgtaccttgagagcatgtctgttatatattcaggtgcatgactatggagtgatttatagactagtaggagaaccttgaaatctattctaaaactaacaggtagccagtgcagtgattttaatactggtgtgatgtgcgctctccgtcttgttttagtgaggactcgcgctgctgcattctgtattgtttgtagttgactaatggctttttttggtagaccagacaaaagcgagttacagtagtctagcctgctcgtgataaacgcgtgcatcagtctttcggtgtcagcctgagcgagaaacggttgcaccttagcaatgtttcttaagtgataaaaagatgttttaattatatttttgatatgggtttcaaaattgagatctgagtcaagtatgacgcctaggtttctggcttggtgcttggtgttaagtgctagtgtttttaagtgtgcagttagtttctctctctcgtttttttcaccaatgactaatacctctgttttatcttggtttagctggagaaagttttgtgacatccatatttatatcagaaatgcaatttaccaaacaatcaatagagctgtagttgttgggtgttacagaaatatagagctgggtgtcatctgcatagctatgatagtcgatgttgtgcctcctaattacactaccaaggggtagcatgtatagactgaaaagtaagggccctaaaatggatccttgagggaccccacaggtcataaatgttttttgagctgtggtctccgagggcgacaaagtattcccggccagttagataggtcctaaaccagtttaggaccggaccagtgaggccaacccaattttcaagtctatcaataaggatattgtgatcaacagtatcaaaggctgcgctcagatccagaagggccaagacagatagttttttggagtcagcattaatcctgagatcatttacaaccttgactaatgccgtttctgtgctatgattggagcgaaaaccagattggaaggtgtcaaatgcacagttagcatctaggaaattatttaactgtttaaagacaattttttccaggattttgcttagaaagggaaggttagagatgggtctaaaattgtttagaactgaagagtctaaattgcttttcttcaggaggggtctcaccagggcagttttaagttctgatgggaaaatacctgtaagcagggaacagtttataatggctagaatgtccttagacacagagtcaaagatggtcttaaaaaatttggtgggaaggggatcaagagggcatgtagacggcttcagttgtgacactactttgctcagcatttctatatcagccagtgcaaaaaagctcatactgttacagcatggtggaaggggatcagaaaacaagacatttggaatttcttgagcaatatttttc
This window harbors:
- the mvk gene encoding mevalonate kinase, translated to MHTIDCIVSAPGKAILHGEHAVVHGKVALAVSLNLRTFLKLQATSTSEVCINLPNINTFLSWDASALQQLLQDKTTNHRNLKELDSELVGRLRELTGIEEGSTDARNMAVFAFLYMYLSIFAKSKALPSLTVTVWSELPTGAGLGSSAAYCASVAAALLSTQGALSSPLGPDGDTASWSGEELELINQWAFQGERIIHGNPSGVDNAVSTWGGILRYQSGKITPLQRVPTLRILLTNTRVPRSTKTLVAGVKDKINKVLKWLHLTPRPVISITATVTSVALSSLGVQGILLKNEKINK
- the mmab gene encoding corrinoid adenosyltransferase, giving the protein MAVAVTNRLHMHCIFWTRQCAQLYRIRRVCSKYRSFATKSDEESRGPKIYTKTGDKGFSSTFTGERRPKEDCIFEALGATDELSSAIGLAREFCKDKGHPFIEELEKIQCVLQDVGSNVATPLSSARESHRVKTKFSPQPVSDLESWIDKYTEELPPLTNFILPSGGKSSASLHVARAVCRKAERSVAPIVRSGEADPDVAKFLNRLSDYLFTLARYAAMKEGAAESIYSRPE